The Solanum pennellii chromosome 7, SPENNV200 DNA segment aacGAAGAAAGTATTATTTTACAAAACAGATTAAATTGTATTCAtacaaaatgcaaaaaaatatttctgtTTATTAGATACCGGTATTATATATACGCAGGggaatttttctttaaaaggaTGGCCAATAATGAAAAGAcatgatataattttaataagagGACTCTTTGCTTATAAAccatgtaaaataaaataaaataaaataaaactgaaaacACAAGCATACTCACAATTGTATATTATTTCTAAGAGGCCATGCTCATCTTGTTGGGCTTGAGTGGAATTCAATTCTTAATAAAACattacaatattaattaattaataatttgatgATAATTGTTTTAAGATCATACAAATAGAAAAAGAGCTTTATTTTCTCGGGGGACGcttaatatataatatgttcAAGTTTAATTCAACCTAAGAAATTAGCTTATGACGTGCAAGTCTAATACattcaatattaaatatatatttgagaataaataatattatatgagaCCAAAAATTGAACAAATCAGAAATATTGTATAGATCGAGCTAATAAAATTAGCTCATGAAATATTACTCGTCCGGCCTATTAAGTTTGAGTGAACAATTCACTAATTACTCAATTGAGCCCATATAAAtgttaaaaagagaaaataatgtttaagttctttttgtttttaaaaaatgaaaacttaataaaaattaaacgaaTTGAGTTGTAACTCAGTTATTTAGTTTGTATGACTAATTCGTTTGATTGAACTTTAGCCATACGCCTATGAACTTGACgcaaaactaactaaaatcgGACAAAAACGACTAAAGTTTAGGCAAACAAGGTTGAACTTCAATCTATGTGTCTAAAATTTTTTGTACTTCAAATAAACATGTCTGAATTTTAGTTATATATCTAAAGTtatcataaacaaaaaaaaaaattttggtttTTCACACGATGTCCGATACCTACATTAGAGTCCAACTAAATTCAGATTCACACTGAAaagtatagaaaaaaataaacatgcaagaatataaatttaattagtatataacttaaatagtGACACCAAACTCAAATATATACATGCATGTCACCTCCAAATAACTTTGATTCACTCGATCAATTTTAACTCAATTCCGCTCGATTCACACATATAACTCCCTCATAACACTAAACCAACTCATGAATTATCAcacaaagaaaacaaacatAGAGCACATGAGTAAACACTATCAAAAAATGATACTAAGAAAAGAACATCTCATTGTATCAATCAATGTGGTGAGTGGTGAGACTTGACAAAACGAGTATGATGAGGAAAATGGATAGGTGCATGGGAATAGAGGGAAGTTAGAATGTGGAAGATGAGCTGTGGGAGAAAAGGGAAAGGCATGTGAATGGTTTGTGCACGCCACCTTATTCTTTCTATTACTTTGTCTCCAAACTAACTTCACATGTAGGACATCTCACCTTTTTCTCCCcactatatatatagagagaaaaatCATGATCGAAGAATATGGTGCGGTATATGAAGTTATTTACACTTTGGATTAAAGATTATGGAtttgaatatatgaaaaaattcttgataggaAGTGGTTTCTCCTAAATGAGGCCTTATATAGCGTGAATTTGAAATAGTCGAGCTTTAATGTGTGCATTATATTACACCAGatgagaaattgaaaaataaaaatttgtatatagtattcaatttgttttcatttataTAATGTAGTTTGACATGAAACGGGAttaatgagaaagaaagaaagacttttgaaatatGTGGTGTTAAATAAGTTATTGATAGTTCTGTATATCAGTTCATTAAGAGTGAAAtggtcattttaaaattaaattatatatcattttatttaggACCGATTAAAAATGAAAGTGAATCATATTGTATGCAATTTTTCCATCTccaatttgaactttttgtcaTTTAATATTTTGAGGGGTTCACCAATCATTATGATTAACAAAAAAGTTAGTTTAACTTTTGTACTTAAACCGacattgaatttttaataacaATTGGGTCGCCAACACTTCAACTTTAAGCAACTGCTAATTAATGATTAAAGTTTTTCCTTTCTTAAATTGCATATGTTAAGATAGTTTAATAGTCATGATCCTTTGATTCGAATCATGATTTGCTTCTTCACAAACTTATTTGATTATGAGATCGCTTCAGATTCgttatatttaatttcattttattttaaaattgacggttaattttaaaataatatatgaaatcaTCTAACGAATTGACTTAAACGCCATATTGTGCGATGTTCAAACTCTGCATCTGTTCTAATATGTTCGCAACATAATAATTTAGCAAAATCTAATACAATATTAGAGCAATTTCCAGTATAGTTACCAAATCATATTGTTACGAGTTCAAATCACAATAAATTCTTGACTATTAGTAATGTCCAATTCGATCTTTTTTCCTCTTACTTCActtaaaaaaagttcaaattacgggtttaaaattacatattgcGGCAATCAGTAATTTCCGCAATTTGATATTATGACAGTCGCAAAAATCTCTGTTGTTAGGTCTGCCACAATTAAATTGCAGGGGTTTTTCACCAGTCCTTGTTACTAGTAGCAAGGGGTTATTTGCGGGGGGTTTTGAATCCCCCAAATTAATATCACTAAACCTGTACTTCATATTCTGGgaatcaaaaccccaacaatTTGTGAATTTGTGAATCTGGGAGTCAGGAACCCCCGCAATTTATGAATCACATTAAAATTAACAATCTCCTGTAATTCATGAACAATGTAAACTTTTTATAATATTCTGCTAGttctattaatattttttgtagtgTGTTATGATGtgaaaaaaagagtaaataaaaaGATAGGGGGTATCTACTAAGGGATTGGTGAGTCAATATGATTACTGactatgttgctcagactcttcgCATATCATATATAACTGTATCGAATTctctaaaaatacaatattttaaaaaaaattatacatacaTATCGCCATTTATAAAAAGTCGAGCAACATAGATTAATGGTCCAGCTTAAGCAGAATATCCAATTGGATCGGATCTTTATGTCCTCATCTCACCTGAACTCAAGATTTTCTAGCATATGTTTGGAATATTATTTGGCCCATTTGCGTtattactataataataataataataataataatactaaaatattgttatttgttACTAGATCTTGATCTCTGCTaaacataaaattgaaaaataattaaatgaatgtaaaagaatcacagtaaaaaaaaatgaaaaattcttGGTGTCCTTGCATGCTAATTAACCTCAATTTGGTTTATACTGTTCACTTGATAATTCAGGTTTACGTCGTGTaagatttaattaaaaaaatatgattttttaaatttaaatttaaaattttaattaaaattaaggaCATCATTTCACATTTCATATTTATCGAATATGAAAGAATTAGTCCACTATTCAAATCCACCTTATTATAAACACAAGACGTAAACGTAAAAGACTAAACacaaacaaattaaacaataaaccaAACCATGCAAATAAcatgaacaaaaagaaaaaaacttatcAAATAATTACGTATACGATTAACAATCATCTCATCAACATAATGTTATTTGATGTACAAATTAATCTCATAATAATTAAACAACCAATACTCAATCTATGGCAATTATGAAGCCATCTTATAttactttttcaaaatttatgctATTAATTTTCTTAACCTTATGTTATGTCACAAATGCAAGTCAAGATGATCCAATAATTCTCAATAGGTACCAAAATTGGGTCAAAAAATACAGAAGAAAATACCAAAATGAAGCTGAATGGAATATGAGATTTGgaatttatcaatcaaatattCAATTCATTGATTTCTTCAATTCTCTAAACCTTTCTTACACCCTTACTGATAATGTTTTTGCAGATATGACAAATCGAGAAtttaattctatttatttagGTTACGAAAAACCAATGCAGGAACAAAAAGACATTAATAATGTTACGTCGTATGATACATCCACGTTACCGGTTGGTGTTGATTGGAGGAAGGATGGGGTTGTTACACCAATCAAGGATCAAAAAAGTTGTGGTACGTAACAaccaacataaaaattatattatgagaGCGTGTTTGGGTAAACTTAtaagttgaggggtattttcTTCGTATCAAATGACTTATTTGCTAATTTTTCATCGAATCAGATTACcgaaaaaataaagatggaaaaCAAATTTTCACTGAAAAAGTGTGAGACTTCCTAATTTTTCCATAtgaaataattgttattttttttctttcagatcgattcaatcaaaatatgtgCGAAAATAACTGCACTAAATATTTAGTGATCGTTACACCATTCAAtaccaactaataattatttttagtttcagaATATCCATCCAAACATATACTCCTTCGTCCGtccatttttaattgtcatattgtgtttttcgaaagtcaatttaactaatttttaaagttaaattagattacattaattttatatttcaatattcaaaaattacacgaaaagtactataaattacaatttttttcatattaatatgattaaaaaatacatcGTAAACTATTAATCAAAGTTCTTatcgttttgactctaaaaaagaaaatcataacaAGTAAAAGTAGACAGATAGAAGAATTACTTATTTCCTTTATAGAATTAGATTAACAACTATTTCCGATCAGCTAATCCAAACGGGCCGGGCTCTATCAGGGGCAGAGCCAACATGTCTTTTGGGGTTCATCCGAATCCCCTTTCGCGGAAAATATTACCATATATACATGatcgaaattattttttagatgtATATAAATAGATGTTGAACCCCCTTCGACTAGTTCATATGTTTACTCCTTCAAATTCTAGCTCCGCCACTGAGCTCTATTACAATGCAGGAAGTTGTTGGGCATTTTCAGCAGTAGCAGCAATAGAGGGCATCAACAAGATCAAAACAGGAAAACTTGTGTCACTATCAGAACAACAACTAATGGATTGCGATGTTTACTCAGACAATCAAGGATGTAAAGGAGGATTTATGGAAAGTGCATTTGATTACATAATGGAAAATGGTGGAATTACAACTTCAAAAAATTATCCATACATAGGAAAAGAACAAAAGTGTAACACAAAAAAAGCAAAACAACATGAAGTTAGAATAagtaattatgaaaaagtaCCACCAAATGAGGAATCACTTCAAGTTGCAATTAACAGACAACCAATATCAGTGGCTATTGATGCAAGTGGCTATAATTTTCAATTATACTCTAGAGGGGTATTTTCTGGCTATTGTGGAAATATGTTAAATCATGCTGTGACATTAATTGGCTATGATGTGGAAGAAAATAATGGTGAGAAATATTGGATAGTAAAAAATTCATGGGGTACTATGTGGGGTGAAAGtggttatatgaaaattaagAGGGGGGCAAGTGATAATGGAGGAATGTGTGGTATTGCTATGCAAGCTAGTTACCCTCTTATGGAGGAATGTGTATAAATAAGTCATAATATGTGCATAAATAAGTCATCATAATAAAAGATTTGaataattgtgattaattagAAAGTTGTAAAATgttattctaaatttttaattaagaatcaAAATTGATTATGTATATACTATGACCAACAAGTAATCCaacttttctttgtattaatgGTTGATTTCGAAGGAACAGATATCTCAAAAGAAAGTATTTAAGACTTTCTCTGATTAAGAAGGAACAATTAAATTTGATGCAAGGTCACAAGGCAAAATAGGTCGATTGATTCCCTTTTCCATGCAAGAGTTGGGCACGCGAAATAGACAAGAGGTATTATAAAACTAGTCAATATTTATAGATATAAATTACTTGTTGGAGATTGAAAACTTTGATACCCCAGtcgttaatattttataatttgagGAGGGGGGGTCaacatttgaaaaaataaatacacgAAAAAGTTAAAGGGGTtcaatatgtattatatatacataaacattaattttaatcatatataaacaatGTAATTTTCCGCTAAAGGAGTTCAACTCCTCCTGATTATGTAATAGGCGAACATGTAAGAATTACATGTGCCTTGATTCTTACTAATTTCTCCTTTTatgttcttgaactaggttcACTTctttaaattgtgttttttctACGTATTAGGAGAGAGTGTCGAATGATAAGCACCCTCACTTTCAATTTTAGACTACGAATTCGAGTCACTAAGGGACAAAAATGCAAGAGGGggaatagagaagaaaaagatgttTTTATCCCTaaattacaattgaaaaaacttATTGAATCTTGAGATACACCTAATTTTGATATTcattacatatatttataataacaaaagTTGAGAAtctagggcccgtttggatgggcttaataaaagcaactttaaaaaagtacttttgaaagtgctgaaacttacttttaaaataagcagttatgcgtttggataaagtGCTGAatttgctatgccaaacgtgaaaagagaaaaatgaaagaaagagatgttagggttatgtggtaatttggagattgtataaatatatttagggcaaaaagataaaaatgtggtcaacttaaaacaacttataagctaaaaaaaaaaagcacccctaccccagcttttaacttttggcttaaaataagttttttttaacttaaaataagttattttgagtattgccaaacaactaaataagtcaaaaaccagcttttaagtcagtttgaccagcttttaagctgaaccaAACATGCTCCTAGTATTTTTTCTTTACCTTAGCTAGAGTTGTTCACGATTTGGTTAAAAACGATTCAAATCGAAAAATTAATCATACCAATTTTAtttggatttgatttttattaaaaaaatcaaagaacTAACCGAACCAAATTAAAACTTATACATTCACAATATATTACTTtgatattcaattttaaatatcacttatatatttttaccaaaatatctgataataatttataatgcaAGAATAGTTTAgaccatttttcatttttattttgatagagAAAGGATATTTTTTCTAAgaccaataaaataaatgttattttataatttggactcattttccttaaaccctaaacccctaAATAAACAAGAGGACTAAGATTTAGCAGAGAAGCAGTAACAGCCATTTCTCTCTTTGGAGTTCGAAATGGTCGGTCCATTGCTTCGATCTCTCTGGTCTACCACTAGGAGATCCTTCTTCTCCTCTCATTATTCTCATATCAAACCTTTATCCTATGCTCGAGCTTTCTCCACCGCCACAGCTACCGCCCCCGTTGGCTCCGCCGCCACAGCACCCGGCGGCGCTCTGGATCCTGGACGGCTCAGGAATGTCGCGGTTATAGCTCACGTCGATCATGGAAAGACTACTCTCATGGATAGGCTGCTTCGTCAGTGCGGCGCTGATATACCTCACGAGCGTGCCTTAGACTCTATTGACCTCGAGCGAGAGCGCGGCATCACTATTGCTTCTAAGGTATTTAATTTAAATCCCTTATTTGCCACTGGTTATGCGGATATTGTTGAAGCTTTTCTATAACaaagttcatttttttgtaACATACATGTTATGACTGTAGCTGGATTCAACTGTATATATTAAGTCGGGTTCACTTGGTCCATAGCTTTTATACCAATTGAATTATAGGTGGATAGAGTTTTCGGAATAAAAAATGCATAATCATGTGGTAAAATCTACAAAAAAAGGTCCACCCTCCTGCACCTTATAATCTTAAGATAAAAACCATAGTTGCTAGAATTAAGATGGAATTGTTACAATCATTAGACCATGAATTGCTCTGTGATTCTGAAGATGCGGTGACTTGTGAGTTTGACTCACTACAGTACTCACTCGTGGTATTCAGAATTGCTCTGTGGTCTTGAAGTTGCATGTTGACCTTTAATTACATGTGATGATGTAGGACACCACAATTGTAAGGGTTGTTACAATGTGTCGTCTGAACTACTGCATCCATTGGCAATGATGAAAAAAAGGCCGGACTTACTGCTGCTACCATGTGGTTGGTAGTGGAGTGATGAAAGTTACAGCTAGGTATATTTGCTGAGCCAGATATGGATGATGTTGATCTTAGAAAGTTTTAGCCAATGAGTTGGTTTTCTTCCCCAAATCTTTTGCCTGGTACTTGATCTGTGTATaagttgatttttttccttctaagACTAAGAGGTTTCATTAGGACCACCAGTATGATTCTTTAGCATACCTTGAACTGCTCTTGGATTTTGAAGATGTGATGTGAGTTTGACTCACTACTCACTGTAGTGGTATTCAGgattgctttgtgattttgaaGATGCTTGTTGGTTTTTCAAATACATGTGATGATGTAGAGTATcagaattttaagggttgaTGCTATGTTACTGCTTTCATTGGCAATGATGAAAAAAAGGCCGGACTTACAGCTGCTACTATGTTGTTTGTAGTAGAGTGATGAAAGTTACAGCTAGGTATATTTGCTGAGCCAGATATGGATGATGTTGATCTTAGAAAGTTTTAACCAATGGGCTGGTTTTCTTCTTCCAATCTTTTGCCTGGTTCTTAATCTGTGtactaatttgatttttttccttctaagAGTGAGAGGTTTCGTGAGGACCAGCTGTATGATTCTTAAGATTACCATGAACTGCTCTTTGTTTTTGAAGATGCTATGTGAGTTTGACGCACAACTCACTGTTAGTGGTATTCAGGATTGCTCTGTGATGCATGTTGGTTTCTAAATACTTGTGATGATATAGGGTATCAGAATTGTAAGGGTTGTCACTTTGAGTCGTATGAATCACTGCTTCCACTGGCAATGATGAAAAAAAGGCCGGACTTACAGCTGCTACCGTGTTGTTGGTAGTAGAGTGATGAAAGTTACAGCTAGGTATATTTGCTGAGCCAGATATGGATGATGTTGATTTTTAGTCGACGAGTTGCTTTTCTTCATTGAATTTTTTGCCTGGTGGTACTTAATCTTTATATggatttaaatttttcttttaagattAAGATGTTTTGTGATTGCCACTAGGGACTAGTATGCTTAATGGATCTTGAAGTACTATTTCTGCATCTCCCTGACCAAATCCGCCTACATTAGATTACTCGTTAATGGCTGATCGAATATGATTCTTTAGCTTAGCATTCTGGTATTAGGAACCTCTCTGTGTTTTTGAAGATGTATGTTtggttttaaaatatatacagTAATGGTGCTTTTAGGTTCTTTAGCTTAATGTTCTGGTATTAGGAACCTGTCTGTGATTTTGAAGATGTATGTTGGTTTTTAAATACTCATGGTAATGGTGATTATTAAAAACCTAGAGCTTGTCACCATGTGAAAGCAAGCTACAGCTTCCACCGGCAATATGAAAGAAAGGCCGGACTTAAGGCTGGTACATGGGGTTGGTAGTAGAGTGTTGAAAGTTACAACAAGGTATATTTACTGAGCCAGATATGGATGATACTGATTTTTGATAGCTTTAGTTGATAATTGGGTTTTTTTACCCTTATTTTCAGCCTTAGTCCATAGTTGGTTTCCTTCACCCTTATCTTCAGGgtttgttgattattttttaactgAGAGGTTTTATGAATGCCTAAAACTTTACACTGTGCTTACACTTGAAGGGTTTAACACATCAAAAGTATTTTCACATTTACTGACATCAAATTTGAGGTAACTTGAAGTGATACTCTTAAGATTTTTTGCTTGTGttatattttaacaattttatagCAAATTTTTGCTCCTCTCCGTCTTATGGTTACACCATCTTGGACTTACAAGTCGTAGAACACTTCAAATGCATGATGATGTTATTTAAGAGGGTAAAAATCAGTTAGAGAGAAAATGTAGTTTCCCTAAATCGTAAACTGTAAATGCTTTTTGTGGTAAACTATGTGGGTGTTcggattgacttattttaagcaGCTTTTGGCTTTTAGcgctttttttttagttttggaaGTGTCTGTGAAACATAAGAGTTATGGAGTTTAGCTTATAGTATAGTAAGCCACTTAAAAAAAGCAATTCCAGACACCCCCTACAAAggtaatatcatcatataaaaagaaa contains these protein-coding regions:
- the LOC107025610 gene encoding zingipain-1, translating into MAIMKPSYITFSKFMLLIFLTLCYVTNASQDDPIILNRYQNWVKKYRRKYQNEAEWNMRFGIYQSNIQFIDFFNSLNLSYTLTDNVFADMTNREFNSIYLGYEKPMQEQKDINNVTSYDTSTLPVGVDWRKDGVVTPIKDQKSCGSCWAFSAVAAIEGINKIKTGKLVSLSEQQLMDCDVYSDNQGCKGGFMESAFDYIMENGGITTSKNYPYIGKEQKCNTKKAKQHEVRISNYEKVPPNEESLQVAINRQPISVAIDASGYNFQLYSRGVFSGYCGNMLNHAVTLIGYDVEENNGEKYWIVKNSWGTMWGESGYMKIKRGASDNGGMCGIAMQASYPLMEECV